In a single window of the Streptomyces sp. NBC_00353 genome:
- a CDS encoding carboxyl transferase domain-containing protein, translating to MQQAPVLASAADPASQGWLANEEAHHALGDELRARLAVARLGGGEKARARHVARGKLLPRDRVDALLDPGSPFLELAPLAAEGLYGGAAPAAGVIAGIGRVSGRECVIVANDATVKGGTYYPMTVKKHLRAQEVALENRLPCLYLVDSGGAFLPMQDEVFPDREHFGRIFYNQARMSGAGIPQIAAVLGSCTAGGAYVPAMSDEAVIVRNQGTIFLGGPPLVKAATGEVVTAEELGGGEVHSRTSGVTDHLAEDDAHALRIVRNIVSTLPARAALPWSVEPAEEPKVDPAGLYGVVPVDSRTPYDVREVIARVVDGSRFAEFKAEYGTTLITGFARIHGHPVGIVANNGILFSESAQKGAHFIELCDQRGIPLVFLQNISGFMVGRDYEAGGIAKHGAKMVTAVACTRVPKLTVVVGGSYGAGNYSMCGRAYSPRFLWMWPNAKISVMGGEQAASVLATVKRDQLGDDWSAEDEEAFKAPIREQYETQGNAYYATARLWDDGVIDPLETRQVLGLALTACANAPLGEPGFGVFRM from the coding sequence ATGCAGCAGGCACCGGTACTGGCGAGTGCGGCGGATCCCGCGTCTCAGGGCTGGCTGGCCAATGAGGAGGCGCATCACGCGCTCGGCGACGAGCTGCGGGCGCGGCTTGCCGTGGCCAGGCTGGGCGGGGGTGAGAAGGCCCGCGCCCGGCATGTGGCGCGCGGCAAGCTGCTGCCCCGGGACCGGGTGGACGCGTTGCTGGACCCCGGGTCGCCCTTCCTGGAGCTGGCACCGCTGGCGGCCGAGGGGCTGTACGGCGGCGCGGCCCCGGCGGCCGGAGTGATCGCCGGGATCGGGCGGGTCAGCGGCCGGGAGTGCGTGATCGTCGCCAACGACGCCACGGTCAAGGGCGGCACGTATTACCCCATGACGGTGAAGAAGCACCTGCGGGCCCAGGAAGTGGCGCTGGAGAACCGGCTGCCCTGTCTCTACCTGGTGGACTCGGGCGGGGCGTTCCTGCCGATGCAGGACGAGGTGTTCCCCGACCGGGAGCACTTCGGGCGGATCTTCTACAACCAGGCCCGGATGTCGGGGGCCGGGATTCCGCAGATCGCGGCCGTGCTGGGGTCCTGTACGGCCGGTGGGGCGTACGTCCCCGCGATGAGCGACGAGGCCGTGATCGTCCGGAACCAGGGGACGATCTTCCTCGGCGGGCCGCCGCTGGTGAAGGCCGCGACCGGTGAGGTGGTCACGGCGGAGGAGCTGGGCGGCGGCGAGGTCCACTCCCGTACGTCGGGCGTCACCGACCATCTCGCCGAGGACGACGCGCACGCGCTGCGGATCGTCCGGAACATCGTCTCGACGCTGCCCGCGCGTGCCGCCCTGCCCTGGTCCGTGGAGCCCGCGGAGGAGCCGAAGGTCGATCCCGCCGGGCTGTACGGGGTCGTGCCGGTCGACTCACGGACGCCGTACGACGTGCGGGAAGTGATCGCCCGGGTCGTCGACGGGTCACGGTTCGCCGAGTTCAAGGCGGAGTACGGGACGACGCTGATCACCGGCTTCGCCCGGATCCACGGACATCCGGTCGGCATCGTCGCCAACAACGGCATCCTGTTCTCCGAGTCCGCCCAGAAGGGCGCGCACTTCATCGAACTGTGCGACCAGCGCGGCATCCCGCTCGTCTTCCTGCAGAACATCTCCGGGTTCATGGTGGGGCGCGACTACGAGGCCGGTGGCATCGCCAAGCACGGCGCCAAGATGGTCACAGCCGTCGCCTGCACCCGCGTGCCGAAGCTGACCGTCGTGGTCGGCGGGTCGTACGGGGCCGGGAACTACTCCATGTGCGGGCGGGCCTATTCACCGCGCTTCCTGTGGATGTGGCCCAACGCCAAGATCTCCGTCATGGGCGGTGAGCAGGCCGCGTCCGTCCTGGCGACGGTCAAGCGTGACCAGTTGGGCGACGACTGGAGCGCCGAGGACGAGGAAGCCTTCAAGGCACCGATCCGCGAGCAGTACGAGACGCAGGGCAACGCGTACTACGCCACCGCCCGGCTCTGGGACGACGGTGTGATCGACCCCCTGGAGACCCGGCAGGTGCTGGGGCTCGCTCTGACCGCGTGTGCCAACGCCCCGCTGGGTGAGCCCGGCTTCGGCGTCTTCCGGATGTGA
- a CDS encoding SACE_7040 family transcriptional regulator — protein sequence MTTRTDAPTRREQILREAARLFAERGFHGVGVDEIGAAVGISGPGLYRHFPGKDAMLAELLVGISERLLAGGQLRVAEDATSGDGSPEGLLDALIEGHIDFALDDRPLITLHDRELDRLRDTDRKRVRRLQRQYVELWVEVVRARYPLLPETEARATVHAVFGLLNSTPHLGRPGALPGRTATAALLHRLARGAFEAAGEQA from the coding sequence ATGACCACCAGGACGGACGCCCCGACACGCCGTGAGCAGATCCTCAGGGAGGCCGCCCGCCTCTTCGCCGAGCGCGGCTTCCACGGCGTGGGCGTCGACGAAATAGGCGCCGCCGTGGGGATCAGCGGCCCCGGCCTCTACCGCCACTTCCCCGGCAAGGACGCGATGCTCGCCGAACTCCTGGTCGGCATCAGCGAGCGCCTCCTGGCCGGCGGACAGCTGCGGGTCGCCGAGGACGCGACCTCCGGCGACGGCTCCCCGGAGGGGCTGCTGGACGCGCTCATCGAGGGCCACATCGACTTCGCCCTCGACGACCGCCCCCTGATCACCCTGCACGACCGCGAGCTGGACCGCCTCCGGGACACCGACCGCAAGCGGGTGCGCCGGCTCCAGCGGCAGTACGTGGAACTGTGGGTCGAAGTGGTCCGCGCCCGCTACCCCCTCCTGCCCGAGACCGAGGCCCGTGCCACCGTCCACGCGGTCTTCGGCCTGCTCAACTCGACCCCCCACCTGGGCCGCCCCGGCGCCCTCCCAGGTCGCACGGCGACGGCGGCACTGCTGCACCGGCTGGCGCGGGGGGCGTTCGAGGCGGCGGGCGAGCAGGCGTAA
- a CDS encoding GNAT family N-acetyltransferase codes for MPELQLLRLDHAPALLAFEQENRAYFAASIPDRGDDYFAHFEVRHHDLLAEQAAGQHFFHLLVDGSGAVHGRVNLVDVADGSAELGYRIAEKSSGQGLATAAVREVCGLAAAEYGLTTLRAVTTLDNAGSRAVLARTGFVPTGEIRLDGRPGLRFVRDLREAGDPVSTDRVPRRP; via the coding sequence ATGCCTGAACTACAGCTCCTTCGCCTCGACCACGCCCCGGCTCTTCTCGCGTTCGAGCAGGAGAACCGGGCCTACTTCGCCGCGTCGATTCCCGATCGTGGTGACGACTACTTCGCCCACTTCGAGGTGCGGCACCACGATCTGCTCGCAGAACAGGCTGCGGGGCAGCACTTCTTCCATCTGTTGGTGGATGGCAGCGGTGCGGTGCACGGGCGGGTCAACCTGGTCGATGTGGCGGACGGTTCGGCCGAGCTCGGATATCGGATCGCCGAGAAGAGCTCCGGGCAGGGGCTGGCCACGGCCGCCGTCCGTGAGGTCTGCGGCCTTGCCGCCGCGGAGTACGGTCTGACCACGCTGCGGGCCGTCACGACCCTCGACAACGCCGGGTCGCGAGCCGTGCTGGCCCGTACAGGATTCGTACCCACCGGTGAGATCCGGCTCGACGGCCGCCCGGGCCTTCGCTTCGTACGGGATCTGCGGGAAGCCGGGGACCCGGTCAGCACCGACCGGGTGCCCCGGCGCCCGTAG
- a CDS encoding phosphatase produces the protein MPIPSRAALVEHLVRTRIAGDVATPRDNNLSHYRRLANGDRHYWLGLELGNRWADEQDVLAVMAERCGVSDDPEHRYGQDTIDPELTVDALERMAARLRKAAAGSERVLFATGHPGGLLDVHRQTADALRAAGCEIMRIPSGLMADEGMVFQFADVAVMERGATLWHTHSPAPMAAVLDGLEREGRPMPDLVVADHGWAGCAGQRGLDSVGYADCNDPALFLGEAEGTLQVVVPLDDHVLDPRFYDPMTDYLLDAAGLI, from the coding sequence ATGCCGATACCCAGCCGTGCCGCTCTCGTCGAACACCTCGTCCGTACGCGTATCGCCGGAGATGTCGCCACACCCCGTGACAACAACCTCTCCCACTACCGCAGGCTCGCCAACGGCGATCGCCACTACTGGCTGGGTCTGGAGCTCGGCAACCGGTGGGCCGATGAGCAGGATGTGCTCGCCGTCATGGCCGAGCGCTGTGGGGTCAGTGACGACCCGGAGCACCGGTACGGGCAGGACACCATCGATCCGGAGCTGACGGTCGACGCGCTGGAGCGGATGGCGGCCCGGCTGCGCAAGGCGGCTGCCGGCTCGGAGCGGGTGCTGTTCGCGACCGGGCATCCGGGTGGGCTGCTGGATGTGCACCGGCAGACCGCGGACGCGTTGCGGGCCGCCGGGTGCGAGATCATGCGGATTCCGTCCGGGCTGATGGCGGACGAGGGCATGGTCTTCCAGTTCGCCGATGTGGCCGTGATGGAGCGCGGGGCGACGCTGTGGCACACGCACTCCCCGGCGCCGATGGCGGCCGTCCTGGACGGTCTGGAGCGCGAGGGGCGGCCGATGCCGGATCTGGTCGTCGCCGATCACGGGTGGGCGGGTTGCGCCGGACAGCGGGGGCTCGACTCGGTCGGGTACGCGGACTGCAATGACCCGGCGCTCTTCCTCGGGGAGGCGGAGGGCACCCTTCAGGTCGTCGTGCCGCTGGACGACCATGTCCTGGACCCGCGGTTCTACGACCCGATGACGGACTATCTGCTGGATGCGGCCGGGCTGATCTGA
- a CDS encoding cation diffusion facilitator family transporter: MSAENSTDNSAPGGESTFTVVVAAVANLGIAVAKAVAGLISGSSAMLSEAAHSVADTVTEVLLLTALKRSEKPADEEHPLGYGPERYIWALLASVATFVGGAVFAFYDGIHTLVQGEELGDPLISYIVLAVAFLLEGFSLRTGLRQVRGEAARLGAPTTHYLRHTPDTAVKAVVMEDSAALAGLILAAGGLLGGQLSGSGVWDGVASLLIGALLVYVAWVLGRSNAQLLIGRPVPTAMRAGIREELLSVPHIIEVLELTTLIQGPTEILVAAKIDFRDASTAAQIEWACEEAEEQLQERYPAIRRVYLDPTPGLGLVVRRGAAGSDPPDA, from the coding sequence ATGAGCGCCGAGAACAGCACCGACAACAGCGCGCCTGGTGGGGAGTCCACGTTCACGGTCGTCGTCGCGGCGGTCGCCAACCTCGGTATCGCCGTGGCGAAGGCGGTCGCGGGGCTGATCAGCGGATCGAGCGCGATGCTCTCCGAGGCGGCGCACTCGGTCGCCGACACGGTCACCGAGGTCCTGCTGCTCACCGCGCTCAAGCGCAGCGAGAAGCCCGCCGACGAGGAACACCCGCTGGGCTACGGCCCGGAGCGTTACATCTGGGCGCTGCTCGCCTCGGTCGCCACGTTCGTCGGCGGCGCGGTGTTCGCCTTCTACGACGGCATCCACACCCTCGTCCAGGGCGAGGAACTCGGCGACCCGCTGATCTCGTACATCGTGCTGGCCGTGGCCTTCCTCCTGGAGGGCTTCTCCCTGCGCACGGGCCTGCGCCAGGTCCGCGGCGAGGCCGCCCGTCTGGGCGCACCCACCACCCACTACTTGCGCCACACCCCCGACACCGCGGTCAAGGCGGTCGTGATGGAGGACTCGGCGGCCCTGGCCGGCCTGATCCTCGCCGCGGGCGGCCTGCTCGGCGGTCAGCTCTCCGGCTCCGGCGTCTGGGACGGCGTCGCGTCCCTCCTGATCGGCGCACTGCTGGTGTACGTGGCCTGGGTGCTGGGCCGGTCCAACGCCCAACTGCTGATCGGCCGCCCGGTGCCGACGGCGATGCGGGCCGGGATCCGCGAGGAGCTTCTCTCCGTACCGCACATCATCGAGGTCCTGGAGCTCACCACCCTGATCCAGGGACCGACGGAAATCCTCGTCGCCGCGAAGATCGACTTCCGGGACGCGTCGACCGCGGCGCAGATCGAGTGGGCGTGCGAGGAGGCTGAGGAGCAGCTGCAGGAACGGTATCCGGCGATCCGCCGGGTGTATCTGGACCCGACGCCGGGGCTGGGGCTGGTCGTGCGGCGCGGGGCCGCCGGCTCGGACCCGCCCGACGCCTGA
- a CDS encoding acyl-CoA thioesterase — translation MSSALESLLDLLDLEQIERDIFRGTSRSAVVPRVFGGQVAAQALVAAGRTVPADRTAHSLHSYFLRMGDPGAPIVYSVDRIRDGRSFTTRRVVAVQHGQPIFHLSASFQTYEEGLEHQADMPPAPDPETLPTAEQMLPRYADAFTDPGVMDRLLEARAAVDLRYVGAPPFANVGTPQEPRSQVWFRTNGKLADDPLLHVCMATYVSDMTLLDSVLLAHGRGGWAVGDVVGASLDHAMWFHRPFRADEWLLYDQESPSASGGRGLGQARIYTQDGRLAITVIQEGVVRVPRD, via the coding sequence ATGAGCTCAGCACTTGAATCCCTGCTCGATCTGCTCGACCTGGAGCAGATCGAGCGGGACATCTTCCGGGGCACGAGCCGTTCGGCGGTCGTGCCCCGGGTCTTCGGCGGCCAGGTCGCGGCCCAGGCACTCGTTGCCGCGGGCCGCACCGTCCCCGCGGACCGCACGGCCCACTCCTTGCACTCCTACTTCCTGCGGATGGGCGACCCGGGCGCACCGATCGTCTACAGCGTCGACCGGATCCGCGACGGCCGCTCCTTCACCACCCGCCGCGTGGTGGCCGTCCAGCACGGGCAGCCGATCTTCCACCTCTCGGCGTCCTTCCAGACGTACGAGGAGGGCCTGGAGCACCAGGCGGACATGCCGCCCGCTCCCGACCCGGAGACGCTGCCCACGGCTGAACAGATGCTCCCGCGGTACGCGGACGCGTTCACCGACCCGGGTGTCATGGACCGGCTGCTGGAGGCGCGGGCCGCGGTCGACCTGCGCTACGTCGGCGCCCCGCCGTTCGCCAACGTCGGCACACCGCAGGAGCCCCGCTCCCAGGTCTGGTTCCGCACCAACGGCAAGCTCGCGGACGACCCGCTGCTGCACGTCTGCATGGCCACGTACGTCTCCGACATGACGCTGCTCGACTCGGTGCTGCTCGCGCACGGGCGCGGCGGCTGGGCGGTCGGCGACGTGGTCGGCGCGAGCCTGGACCACGCGATGTGGTTCCACCGGCCGTTCCGGGCCGACGAATGGCTGCTGTACGACCAGGAGTCGCCGTCCGCGTCCGGCGGGCGCGGACTCGGTCAGGCCCGCATCTACACGCAGGACGGCCGGCTGGCGATCACCGTCATCCAGGAGGGCGTGGTCCGGGTCCCGCGGGACTGA